One region of Gossypium raimondii isolate GPD5lz chromosome 6, ASM2569854v1, whole genome shotgun sequence genomic DNA includes:
- the LOC105774630 gene encoding agamous-like MADS-box protein AP3 gives MEENYRRLKKINKKLRREIRQRMGGDLNELNINELQALEAKMDSSLLAIRERKSKECLEKVTQTISFLAQPRESHLLLLTGEVQRDRAAELLGLRACNFWPRHSSKLGNEFRVFTNYDPGERLGGWEQE, from the exons atggaagaaaattataggaggttgaagaagataaacAAGAAGTTGAGAAGGGAGATTAG gcAGAGAATGGGTGGAGACTTGAATGAACTTAACATTAATGAACTGCAAGCTCTTGAAGCTAAAATGGATTCTTCTTTGCTAGCTATACGTGAGAGAAAG AGCAAGGAGTGTTTAGAGAAAGTTACTCAAACAATATCTTTTCTTGCTCAACCACGAGAATCTCACTTGCTTTTGCTTACGG GAGAGGTGCAGAGGGATAGAGCTGCAGAGCTTTTGGGTTTGCGTGCATGCAATTTTTGGCCACGACACTCAAGCAAACTTGGAAATGAGTTTCGGGTGTTCACAAACTATGACCCTGGGGAGAGATTAGGAGGATGGGAGCAAGAATAA